The Chryseobacterium glaciei DNA window TCTTCGCTTAGGTATTTTAAATGTAATTTTTTGTTTTGCTGGGCGTATCTTTTCGATAATTTATCTAAAGCATCGAGGGCACTCATATCAACAATTCGACTTTCTTTGAAATCTATAATCACTTCATCAGGATCATTTGCGGGATCAAATTTATCCGTAAATGCTGTTACAGAACCGAAAAATAATGGTCCATATATTTCGTAATATTTTACTCCTTTTTCATCAACATATTTTTTTGCTTTGATTCTTTTCGCATTATCCCAAGCAAAAACTAAGGCAGAAATGATAACTCCAACCAGAACTGCTAACGCAAGATTATGTAAAACAATGGTTATTAAAGCAACCGTAATTCCTACAAAAATATCAGACTTTGGCATTTTATTGACGATTCTAATCGAAACCCATTGAAAAGTACTGATCGCAACCATCATCATTACTCCAACTAAAGCTGCCATTGGAATTTTTTCGATAAACGGAGCGCCAACTAAAATGATAATTAAAATAGTAATTGATGCAATAATTCCTGATAATCTCGCCCTTGAGCCTGCATTTAAATTGACTAAAGTCTGCGCTACCATTGCACAACCGCCCATTCCACCGAAAAATCCGTTGGTAATATTAGCGATACCCTGCGCAACCGATTCGCGGTTTGTACTTCCTTTGGAATCTGTGATCTCATCAACCATTGATAAGGTAAGAAGAGATTCAATCAACCCAACTCCTGCCATAATCATCGCATAGGGAAAGATAATTTCTAACGTTTTTAATGAAAAAGGAATCTGCGGAATATGAAAACTGGGAAGACTTCCGCTGATGCTGGCAATGTCTGCAACCGTTTTTGTATGAATATTAAAACCTAAAACTAATGCAAAAACAATTAAAATTGCGACCAGAGAAGCCGGAATAATCTTTGTGATTTTAGGAAAAATGTAAACAATGGCAATCGTTAAAGCAGTCAAACCCGCCATAATATATAAGGATGTACCTTGAAGCCAACCTACCACTCCGTTGCTGTCTGTGATTTTAAACTGTTCGATCTGAGCCATAAAAATAATGACTGCCAAACCATTCAGAAAGCCATACATTACAGGTTGTGGAATTAATCTTACAAATTTTCCGAGTTTGAAAACACCTACCAATAATTGAAAAATACCAGCGAGAACGACCGTTGCAAAAAGATATTCTATCCCATGAGTTTTAATTAAAGCAATCAAAACCACAATTGTTGCGCCTGCTCCGCCAGACACCATACCAGGGCGACCACCTAAAATTGCAGTTACCAATCCCATCATAAAAGCTGCGTATAAACCCGTCAATGGAGAAAGGCCTGCCAAAATTGCAAACGAAAGAGATTCCGGAATCATGGTCATGGCCACTGTAAAACCAGCCAATAACTCATTTTTGTAGTTTATTTTCTTTGAAAAATCGAAAATGTTGAGATAACTATTCATTTCGGTACAAAGGTATGAACTTGAAATAATTTATACAATTATAAAACTTTTACGCCACAACTTTATGTTAAAATATTCAATAATAATGGCGAAAAAATGGTATTATTTCACCAATAAGTGTATTTATTGAGTTTCTTTTTAATTGAATTTAAATTTTTAACAATATTTATTAATTCATTTTTTGGTTTGATTCTTAATTTTTATATATTTGAATACAAACTAATTGATCAATTTCTAAGAGTTATTATAGGAGTTATCCAACATATTTTTTTTGGAAAAAGGCCGAATAAATCAGGGAAAATCAAAGGTTTAAACTAGATAAATAAAATTGCATGAAAGAGCTTTAATAGGTGATATATTATTCATACTTATAAAAAAAAGGAAGTTTGAAATAGGTATATACGGTTTTTATTAAGCAAATGGAGTGAGAATTAAAAAAGAATCGTTGTACAAACTTTAAAGTACAAAGAATTCTTTACTATAAAAACTACCTGAAAACAAAAAATCATTAGCCAATAAATAATGATTTTAAGCAAACCATATATTAATTATATTTAATTTTTGTATTAGATAAAGCCCAAGTTGGTTTTATGTTATTTCACATAAATTATATTCAAATTGTTCTTCATTTTATAAATTTCAAGAAAGAAACAGAATGTAAAAATCTCTTTTCTGAAGAAAATAATAGACGCCTATTCATTCTTTTAATGCACATGTTTAATAAAGAAATATTTATTTAAATAAATGTTATACAAAGAGATACATATAGGAAAATTCATCAAAGAAAGAGTTATAGAAAAAGAAATTGCAATAGAGAGAATCTGTAATTTCTTGAACAAAGATGAAGATTTTGTTGAA harbors:
- a CDS encoding SulP family inorganic anion transporter — translated: MNSYLNIFDFSKKINYKNELLAGFTVAMTMIPESLSFAILAGLSPLTGLYAAFMMGLVTAILGGRPGMVSGGAGATIVVLIALIKTHGIEYLFATVVLAGIFQLLVGVFKLGKFVRLIPQPVMYGFLNGLAVIIFMAQIEQFKITDSNGVVGWLQGTSLYIMAGLTALTIAIVYIFPKITKIIPASLVAILIVFALVLGFNIHTKTVADIASISGSLPSFHIPQIPFSLKTLEIIFPYAMIMAGVGLIESLLTLSMVDEITDSKGSTNRESVAQGIANITNGFFGGMGGCAMVAQTLVNLNAGSRARLSGIIASITILIIILVGAPFIEKIPMAALVGVMMMVAISTFQWVSIRIVNKMPKSDIFVGITVALITIVLHNLALAVLVGVIISALVFAWDNAKRIKAKKYVDEKGVKYYEIYGPLFFGSVTAFTDKFDPANDPDEVIIDFKESRIVDMSALDALDKLSKRYAQQNKKLHLKYLSEDCRKMLKNAEAIIEVNIQDDPTYKVMPEK